One window from the genome of bacterium encodes:
- a CDS encoding amino acid permease, with translation MSEDTTRHLGLLGATSVGVGAIVGGGILALAGIAFATAGPAAIVAFAFNGCIALLTAASFAELAIRFPQSGGTYTYAKRVLSIEAAFVVGWVVWFASIVAGVLYALGFAVFAAEGAARLLEGMGRDAAWLGGSVLRGAVAVGATAFYGLMLVRTARGGGQTATAGKLIVFAVLVAGGAWAMGQMSTSTLLSRLDPFFVGGSDGLLRAMGYTFIALQGFDLIAAVGGEVRDPERNLPRAMYLSLGIALGIYISLLLVLMTVGTPDGGSIAEAAAANPAGLVAEAAERFLGPTGYWLVIGAGVLSMLSALQANLLGASRVAFAMARDRTLPRPLGRMRGRSGTPAIAVGVTGALLAALALVVGDVSAAGAASSLIFLLSFAMVHGAAILARRRSGERSVPWLPLAGGLLCLALAVFQTFAVPQAGAIVLSWLMLGGAFYFLWLAPGANLADASAEARDPELARLRGRSPLVLVPIADPTSAAVMAGVAATVRTPGTGRILLFSVVQELDEVPADGHPALADAQGILGEALRRSFERATPAETLFTVAPDTVAEILRVARLYRCETVLLGAPRLEGGKVGPRVSELLLGLDADVVLVRAPHRWCVAQVRRVLIPIGGVRDHSRVRARLLASLSRTDECALTFLRTVPPSASPEERLRAERELRVLARDEAGGQFEIVIEDAVDPREAILRRAAETDLVLMGLQRDRRAGRAIGPLALAITTESEVPLILIGARRVRGFGRGG, from the coding sequence GTGAGTGAGGACACCACACGCCATCTGGGTCTCCTCGGTGCGACGTCGGTGGGCGTGGGCGCGATCGTGGGCGGCGGCATCCTCGCGCTGGCGGGCATCGCATTCGCGACGGCGGGCCCCGCGGCCATCGTCGCCTTTGCGTTCAATGGATGCATCGCACTCCTCACGGCCGCGAGCTTCGCCGAGCTTGCGATCCGTTTCCCCCAGTCCGGCGGCACCTACACCTACGCCAAGCGCGTGCTGTCGATCGAGGCGGCCTTCGTGGTGGGCTGGGTCGTCTGGTTCGCGTCGATCGTCGCGGGTGTGCTCTACGCGCTTGGCTTCGCCGTCTTCGCGGCAGAGGGTGCGGCCCGCCTGCTCGAAGGGATGGGGCGTGACGCAGCCTGGCTAGGGGGCTCCGTGCTGCGCGGCGCGGTCGCGGTTGGGGCAACGGCATTCTACGGACTCATGCTGGTGCGCACGGCACGCGGTGGCGGCCAGACCGCGACGGCGGGCAAGCTGATCGTCTTCGCAGTGCTGGTCGCGGGGGGCGCCTGGGCCATGGGCCAGATGTCGACATCCACGCTGCTGTCGCGGCTCGATCCCTTCTTCGTCGGCGGATCTGACGGGCTGCTCCGGGCGATGGGATACACCTTCATCGCGCTACAGGGCTTCGACCTGATCGCGGCCGTCGGCGGCGAGGTGCGCGACCCGGAGCGGAACCTTCCGCGTGCCATGTATCTCTCGCTCGGGATCGCCCTGGGCATCTACATCTCGCTGCTCCTCGTGCTCATGACGGTCGGCACGCCCGACGGGGGAAGCATTGCCGAGGCTGCCGCGGCCAACCCGGCCGGTCTGGTGGCGGAGGCGGCCGAACGATTCCTGGGTCCGACCGGCTATTGGCTGGTGATCGGCGCCGGCGTGCTCTCGATGCTCTCGGCGCTGCAGGCCAATCTGCTCGGTGCGTCGCGTGTCGCCTTCGCGATGGCGCGCGACCGCACGTTGCCGCGGCCGCTCGGCCGCATGCGGGGAAGGAGCGGCACGCCGGCGATCGCCGTGGGGGTGACGGGCGCGTTGTTGGCCGCCCTCGCGCTCGTCGTGGGCGATGTCTCCGCAGCGGGGGCGGCGTCGAGTCTCATCTTCCTGCTCTCCTTTGCCATGGTGCACGGCGCCGCCATCCTTGCTCGCCGCCGCTCGGGCGAGCGCAGCGTCCCCTGGCTTCCGCTTGCGGGCGGTCTCCTGTGCCTCGCTCTGGCGGTGTTCCAGACCTTCGCGGTACCGCAGGCGGGCGCCATCGTGTTGTCGTGGCTCATGCTCGGCGGTGCGTTCTACTTCCTGTGGCTGGCTCCGGGCGCCAACCTTGCGGACGCCTCGGCCGAGGCGCGCGATCCCGAGCTCGCCCGGCTGCGGGGCCGCAGCCCGCTGGTGCTGGTGCCCATCGCCGACCCGACCAGCGCCGCGGTCATGGCCGGTGTGGCGGCGACGGTTCGTACGCCGGGGACGGGGCGGATCCTGCTGTTCTCCGTGGTGCAAGAGCTCGACGAGGTGCCGGCCGACGGGCATCCGGCTCTCGCAGATGCACAGGGCATTCTCGGGGAGGCGCTGCGCCGGAGCTTCGAGCGCGCCACGCCAGCCGAAACCCTCTTCACCGTCGCCCCCGACACCGTGGCCGAGATCCTGCGGGTCGCGAGGCTGTACCGTTGCGAGACCGTTCTCCTGGGGGCGCCGCGGCTCGAAGGCGGCAAGGTCGGTCCGCGTGTCTCCGAGTTGCTGCTCGGTCTCGATGCCGACGTCGTGCTCGTGCGGGCGCCGCATCGCTGGTGCGTGGCCCAGGTGCGGCGGGTGCTCATACCGATCGGCGGGGTCCGCGATCACAGCCGGGTGCGTGCGCGCCTGCTCGCGAGCCTGAGTCGCACCGACGAATGTGCCCTCACCTTCCTGCGCACGGTTCCGCCCTCCGCCTCGCCGGAGGAGCGGCTGCGTGCCGAGCGTGAGCTGCGCGTCCTCGCGCGGGACGAGGCGGGCGGGCAGTTCGAGATCGTCATCGAAGACGCCGTGGATCCGCGCGAGGCGATCCTGCGCCGCGCCGCGGAGACCGATCTCGTCCTGATGGGTCTGCAGCGGGATCGTCGTGCGGGCCGAGCGATCGGGCCCCTGGCCCTGGCGATCACGACCGAGAGCGAAGTTCCGTTGATCTTGATCGGCGCGCGCCGCGTTCGCGGCTTCGGTCGGGGCGGCTAG